One segment of Neodiprion fabricii isolate iyNeoFabr1 chromosome 1, iyNeoFabr1.1, whole genome shotgun sequence DNA contains the following:
- the LOC124188089 gene encoding muskelin isoform X1, with the protein MAACESEDFHKVLEYRIFKCSSYSSTYVPENILVDVPSDQSSRWSSDNDNHPQFLILKLQHQSIVKTITFGKYEKTHVCNIKKFKVFGGLEPENMMELLESGLKNDSTPETFDLKHVVGNDENYFPIKYLKILPLQSWGPSFNFSIWHVHLAGVDDQKLVKSSIECFNSQVRQQHNTNVFIPLNKYRQKEVLRLCMKHFRRLEYPEIVNTLQRVTGVSLEDSRLSTLYDILVTKGDHCQAERFISNAVNMGLFNEYINAQAYRAIWTKIFSKDPKPGMRGGHQMVLDPSAEMLYLFGGWDGNQDLADLWTYNVSTDKWHLICKDTEAVGGPTARSCHKMCLDPERRQLFTLGRYLDTQYRSPENLKSDFYVYDIESDKWTQISEDTGAVGGPQLIFDHQMSMDVAKRTIYIFGGRVLVPSHVIEDNHGVTPNVTEPVFSGLYSYHVPTGTWSRLACDIARPSPPNIPTIRSRVGHSMLFHPEFRKLYIFAGQRSKEYLNDFFTFEVDTETLEHINLSDLGNRDSNHVPAAGFTQRATIDPELGEIYVLSGLSKDKEKRDDNVQNSLWVYNIKENRWSCIYRNENVGDKYWNSMQDYEPCPRFAHQLVYDHIQKVHYLFGGNPGRSCLPKLRLDDFWQLELCRPSHEQILRKCKLIIRKHKFEELAMKNSIEALEYLQTQVYEIIDHADPEQTKEFQLLASVLFREQERSMDNSLDLDPASSTSSSDRINSVVPKNFTMHDIHARRTELFDKLTEFFPESLTQPRANLIDLLPL; encoded by the exons ATGGCGGCGTGTGAGAGTGAAGATTTTCACAAGGTTTTGGAgtatagaattttcaaatgctCCAGCTACTCGTCGACCTATGTACCTGA GAATATTCTCGTAGACGTACCGTCGGATCAATCCTCTCGCTGGTCCTCTGACAATGACAATCATCCTCAG TTTCTCATTCTCAAACTCCAACATCAGTCCATCGTCAAAACTATCACGTTTggtaaatatgaaaaaactCATGTTTGTAACATCAAGAAATTCAAAGTTTTTGGTGGACTTGAACCTGAGAATATGATGGAGCTACTAGAAAG tggtttgaaaaatgactCTACACCAGAAACATTCGACCTCAAACATGTGGTCGGGAATGACGAGAACTATTTTCCGATTAAGTACCTGAAAATTCTTCCCCTGCAATCCTGGGGCCCCAGTTTTAACTTTTCTATCTGGCATGTTCACCTCGCGGGAGTCGATGACCAGAAACTTGTCAAAAGCAGCATTGAATGTTTTAACTCT CAGGTTAGACAGCAGCATAATACCAACGTTTTTATTCCACTAAACAAG TACCGTCAGAAAGAGGTGTTACGACTGTGTATGAAACATTTTCGCCGCTTGGAATATCCGGAAATTGTCAATACTCTGCAAAGAGTTACTGGGGTGAGTCTTGAGGATTCCAGACTGTCAACACTGTATGATATATTGGTAACCAAGGGGGATCACTGCCAGGCAGAAAGATTCATTAGCAACGCTGTAAACA TGGGACTTTTCAATGAGTATATAAATGCTCAGGCTTACCGAGCTATAtggacaaaaatattttccaaggATCCAAAACCTGGAATGAGGGGTGGGCATCAAATGGTTTTGGACCCATCGGCGGAAATGTTGTATCTGTTCGGTGGCTGGGATGGAAATCAGGATTTGGCTGACCTTTGGACCTATAATGTATCAACTGACAAGTGGCATCTTATTTGCAAAGACACAGAAGCAGTG GGTGGTCCTACCGCCCGGTCTTGTCACAAAATGTGTTTGGACCCAGAAAGGCGTCAGTTGTTTACTCTGGGACGGTATTTAGACACTCAATATCGCTCGCCAGAAAATCTGAAGAGCGATTTTTACGTTTATGATATAGAGTCTGATAAATGGACACAGATATCTGAAGATACCGGAGCCGTCGGTGGTCCTCAATTGATTTTCGACCACCAAATGTCAATGGACGTCGCTAAGAGAACTATCTATATTTTCGGTGGACGTGTTCTTGTGCCATCGCATGT GATTGAGGATAACCATGGAGTTACACCAAACGTGACAGAACCAGTATTTTCTGGATTGTATTCGTACCATGTGCCAACTGGGACCTGGAGTAGGCTCGCTTGTGATATTGCGAGACCCAGTCCGCCTAATATACCAACAATTAGGTCCAGAGTTGGACATTCCATGCTATTTCATCCG gaATTCAGAAAACTATATATATTTGCGGGACAGAGGAGTAAAGAGTATCTAAACGATTTTTTTACCTTCGAAGTAGACACCGAGACTTTGGAACACATCAATCTCAGTGACTTGGGAAACCGGGATTCAAATCATGTTCCCGCGGCTGGTTTTACCCAGAGGGCTACTATTGATCCTGAACTTGGCGAGATTTACGTTTTATCT GGTCTGAGCAAAGACAAAGAGAAGAGAGACGACAATGTTCAAAATTCTCTTTGGGTCTACAATATTAAAGAGAACCGGTGGTCTTGCATATATCGTAATGAAAACGTTGGTGACAAGTATTGGAATAGTATGCAGGATTACGAGCCTTGTCCTAGATTTGCCCACCAGCTTGTGTACGATCATATTCAAAAG GTCCATTACTTATTTGGAGGAAATCCGGGGCGCTCTTGTCTGCCAAAATTGAGGCTGGATGATTTTTGGCAGCTGGAACTCTGTAGACCCTCTCATGAGCAGATTTTGAGGAAATGCAAGCTGATAATAAGGAAGCACAAATTCGAAGAATTGGCTATGAAAAATAGCATCGAGGCTCTCGAGTACCTGCAGACACAAGTATACGAAATCATCGATCATGCCGATCCGGAGCAAACCAAAGAG TTTCAGTTACTGGCTTCAGTTCTTTTCCGAGAGCAAGAAAGAAGCATGGATAACAGTTTAGATCTGGATCCAGCATCCAGCACTAGTTCCAGTGATCGAATTAATTCAGTGGTGCCAAAGAATTTTACGATGCACGACATCCACGCTCGCCGTACGGAATTGTTTGACAAACTTACCGAATTTTTTCCTGAAAGCTTAACTCAGCCGCGAGCAAATCTTATAGACCTTTTGCcattgtga
- the LOC124188089 gene encoding muskelin isoform X2 gives MAACESEDFHKVLEYRIFKCSSYSSTYVPENILVDVPSDQSSRWSSDNDNHPQFLILKLQHQSIVKTITFGKYEKTHVCNIKKFKVFGGLEPENMMELLESGLKNDSTPETFDLKHVVGNDENYFPIKYLKILPLQSWGPSFNFSIWHVHLAGVDDQKLVKSSIECFNSYRQKEVLRLCMKHFRRLEYPEIVNTLQRVTGVSLEDSRLSTLYDILVTKGDHCQAERFISNAVNMGLFNEYINAQAYRAIWTKIFSKDPKPGMRGGHQMVLDPSAEMLYLFGGWDGNQDLADLWTYNVSTDKWHLICKDTEAVGGPTARSCHKMCLDPERRQLFTLGRYLDTQYRSPENLKSDFYVYDIESDKWTQISEDTGAVGGPQLIFDHQMSMDVAKRTIYIFGGRVLVPSHVIEDNHGVTPNVTEPVFSGLYSYHVPTGTWSRLACDIARPSPPNIPTIRSRVGHSMLFHPEFRKLYIFAGQRSKEYLNDFFTFEVDTETLEHINLSDLGNRDSNHVPAAGFTQRATIDPELGEIYVLSGLSKDKEKRDDNVQNSLWVYNIKENRWSCIYRNENVGDKYWNSMQDYEPCPRFAHQLVYDHIQKVHYLFGGNPGRSCLPKLRLDDFWQLELCRPSHEQILRKCKLIIRKHKFEELAMKNSIEALEYLQTQVYEIIDHADPEQTKEFQLLASVLFREQERSMDNSLDLDPASSTSSSDRINSVVPKNFTMHDIHARRTELFDKLTEFFPESLTQPRANLIDLLPL, from the exons ATGGCGGCGTGTGAGAGTGAAGATTTTCACAAGGTTTTGGAgtatagaattttcaaatgctCCAGCTACTCGTCGACCTATGTACCTGA GAATATTCTCGTAGACGTACCGTCGGATCAATCCTCTCGCTGGTCCTCTGACAATGACAATCATCCTCAG TTTCTCATTCTCAAACTCCAACATCAGTCCATCGTCAAAACTATCACGTTTggtaaatatgaaaaaactCATGTTTGTAACATCAAGAAATTCAAAGTTTTTGGTGGACTTGAACCTGAGAATATGATGGAGCTACTAGAAAG tggtttgaaaaatgactCTACACCAGAAACATTCGACCTCAAACATGTGGTCGGGAATGACGAGAACTATTTTCCGATTAAGTACCTGAAAATTCTTCCCCTGCAATCCTGGGGCCCCAGTTTTAACTTTTCTATCTGGCATGTTCACCTCGCGGGAGTCGATGACCAGAAACTTGTCAAAAGCAGCATTGAATGTTTTAACTCT TACCGTCAGAAAGAGGTGTTACGACTGTGTATGAAACATTTTCGCCGCTTGGAATATCCGGAAATTGTCAATACTCTGCAAAGAGTTACTGGGGTGAGTCTTGAGGATTCCAGACTGTCAACACTGTATGATATATTGGTAACCAAGGGGGATCACTGCCAGGCAGAAAGATTCATTAGCAACGCTGTAAACA TGGGACTTTTCAATGAGTATATAAATGCTCAGGCTTACCGAGCTATAtggacaaaaatattttccaaggATCCAAAACCTGGAATGAGGGGTGGGCATCAAATGGTTTTGGACCCATCGGCGGAAATGTTGTATCTGTTCGGTGGCTGGGATGGAAATCAGGATTTGGCTGACCTTTGGACCTATAATGTATCAACTGACAAGTGGCATCTTATTTGCAAAGACACAGAAGCAGTG GGTGGTCCTACCGCCCGGTCTTGTCACAAAATGTGTTTGGACCCAGAAAGGCGTCAGTTGTTTACTCTGGGACGGTATTTAGACACTCAATATCGCTCGCCAGAAAATCTGAAGAGCGATTTTTACGTTTATGATATAGAGTCTGATAAATGGACACAGATATCTGAAGATACCGGAGCCGTCGGTGGTCCTCAATTGATTTTCGACCACCAAATGTCAATGGACGTCGCTAAGAGAACTATCTATATTTTCGGTGGACGTGTTCTTGTGCCATCGCATGT GATTGAGGATAACCATGGAGTTACACCAAACGTGACAGAACCAGTATTTTCTGGATTGTATTCGTACCATGTGCCAACTGGGACCTGGAGTAGGCTCGCTTGTGATATTGCGAGACCCAGTCCGCCTAATATACCAACAATTAGGTCCAGAGTTGGACATTCCATGCTATTTCATCCG gaATTCAGAAAACTATATATATTTGCGGGACAGAGGAGTAAAGAGTATCTAAACGATTTTTTTACCTTCGAAGTAGACACCGAGACTTTGGAACACATCAATCTCAGTGACTTGGGAAACCGGGATTCAAATCATGTTCCCGCGGCTGGTTTTACCCAGAGGGCTACTATTGATCCTGAACTTGGCGAGATTTACGTTTTATCT GGTCTGAGCAAAGACAAAGAGAAGAGAGACGACAATGTTCAAAATTCTCTTTGGGTCTACAATATTAAAGAGAACCGGTGGTCTTGCATATATCGTAATGAAAACGTTGGTGACAAGTATTGGAATAGTATGCAGGATTACGAGCCTTGTCCTAGATTTGCCCACCAGCTTGTGTACGATCATATTCAAAAG GTCCATTACTTATTTGGAGGAAATCCGGGGCGCTCTTGTCTGCCAAAATTGAGGCTGGATGATTTTTGGCAGCTGGAACTCTGTAGACCCTCTCATGAGCAGATTTTGAGGAAATGCAAGCTGATAATAAGGAAGCACAAATTCGAAGAATTGGCTATGAAAAATAGCATCGAGGCTCTCGAGTACCTGCAGACACAAGTATACGAAATCATCGATCATGCCGATCCGGAGCAAACCAAAGAG TTTCAGTTACTGGCTTCAGTTCTTTTCCGAGAGCAAGAAAGAAGCATGGATAACAGTTTAGATCTGGATCCAGCATCCAGCACTAGTTCCAGTGATCGAATTAATTCAGTGGTGCCAAAGAATTTTACGATGCACGACATCCACGCTCGCCGTACGGAATTGTTTGACAAACTTACCGAATTTTTTCCTGAAAGCTTAACTCAGCCGCGAGCAAATCTTATAGACCTTTTGCcattgtga